GGCGGTTCGAGCCGCGGTGGCGCGGCCTCGACCCCGCCGAGGTACGCGACTTCCAGGCCAGGCTGGCCGACGAGCTGGCCACCCTGCACGAGGAGGTACGGCTGCTCGGTCAGGAGAACGACCGGCTCAAGCGGGCGCTGCGGGACTGGCAGACCATGCACGCCCGGGAGTGTCGCCCGCCGGAGGAGTTCACCCCGCCCCACCAGGGCCGCTGGTGAGCGGTGCGCCGACCCTGGGCCGCCCGCGCCCCGGTGACCTGCTGATCGTGGACCGCCGGGCCTCGGTGCAGTTCGCCGGGGCCCGCGCCCTCATCTTCCGCGTGGTCTCCGTCAGCGACCAGCCGACGTACCACGGCTGGGTCTGGCTGACCGGCTACGTCGTCGACCAGGCGGGCCTGGCCACCGCCAAACGCGAGATCTACGTCCAGTTCGCCGGCCTCCGCCCCGCCGCACCGCCACCCCTACCGACGCAGAGCAGGCGACGAGCCACCGACACGCTCGGCCCAACGCCCCACAAGACCCGTGCCGTCGATTAGCATCAATCGATAAAGCAGGGCACCCCCGTCTACCTAACGGACGGAAGATGCGACTACTGCGGGCCGACGGCGACACCGAGATCGAACGCACACTGGCACCGGCCGTCCTGGCCAGAGATGGCCTGGTGTTGGTCAAACAGTGCGCCGTGGCGGAGTTGACCGAGTTTCTCCAATCCTGGACTCGCCCCTTCAAGCATCCACACGAAACCAGAGCGGGGCTGACCGTCATCAGGGCCAGCCGTGGGGCCAGCGGATCGGCCAATCTGGCCGCGTTCTCCTGCGCCGCGCTGCGTCCACACACCGATCGCAGCCTTCATCCACGACCACCGGCAATCGTGGCCAGCGTGATGGTGCAACCCGCCTCGGTGGGCGGCCACGCCCTACTGGTAGACGGGGCGACTCTCTCTGCGTCTCTTGTGGACCGTTGTGGTTCTGCAACCGTCGCACGGTTGCGTCTGACGGATGCCAACGGCAGAGTCGGCCCGGTGATTGCGACGCTCGACTCCGACGGGCTCGCCCAGTTTCGGTACCGTGACGATGAGATCGCCCGTCCGGACGGGCCGACCGACGCGGTGATGGCGCTACGGCAGCTCATCGCGCAGACCACGCGGCAGCTGACACTGCAGGTGGGCGAGGGCTACATTCTGCACAACCACCGGATCCTGCACGGTCGCACCGCCTTCACCGGTAGCCGCCAACTCATCCGGTTGCTCGGCACTGTCGACGACGATCACCCACACGCGTGGTTGAACCAAGGATTCCCGAGTGCGTACGCCTAGACCTCGGCAGTCTTCGCGCCGCCAGCCTGAGCACGTTGCCCTCACCACCGCCCTGGCCGGCGTGCCCGCCCCGGCGGACCGAGACTTTCCCCTGGCGATTCGGGCGGCCATCGAGCCCTTTCCGGACCCGGAGGCCGGCCTGCAGCGCATCGTCGACGACACCTCCGTCCGCCGACGGCTGCGCTTCGCCGCTCTGTACGCGCTCCTGCTCCGCCTTCGACGGGAGGAACGGGCCGGCGAGTACGCAAGCACGGTCCGCCGGTACGAGGACGAATTCGCCGACGAGCCGTACTTCCACACCTTCCGGGCCATCGTGGCTCGGACGCGCGGCGATCTCGCGTCCCTGCGCAGCGCGGTCGAATACTCCCGACAGGCGGTCGCCGCGATGCCGAAGGTGGCAGCGGTCGTGCACCAGCTCGCAGCCTTCTGGGTCGAGTATCTGGAGCGCCTGGAGAGTCCCGACGGCGGCGTCCGGGACCTTGACGAGGTGGAACGTAACGTCGACCGTGCGATCACCCTGTCCCAAGGCCGAGTAGCACACTACTTCGAGACGAAAGGCCGGGTGCTGGCGTTGCGTGGTGAGTTCGAGGCCGCGCGCTCGGCGGTCTCCCAGGCGATCGAGCTGGAGCCGCGCTCCTCCCGCGACCATCTACGCCGGATAACTCAGTACCAAACCACCCGGGTACGCATCGATCTTCTCGAGGAACGGGCCCGCTGGGCGCAGGCGCACTCCCGGTTCCGCACCGAACTCACCGAGTTCAAGGTGCAGCAGTTGCAGCTTCTCGGTCTGCTGGCCGCAGTCGTGGCCTTTCTCGCCACCGCCAGCAACCTGGCCGGGCAGGTGCGAGGCGTGGACGGCATCCGTCTGCTCCTCGTGGCGTCCGGTGCGATCGGCATCGTGTTCGGTACCTTTTCTCTGGTCAACAACAGCAGAGTCGGCCGGGTGGCCACTGCTGTCCTGTTCAGTTGTGGGCTGATCGGGATGGGTGTTTTCCTGCCGGTGACCTGGATGTCGTGAGAGACGGACCAGTGATGAGAGTGCGGGACTCGATCACCACCCCTGGTGGCACACGCCCGAACGAGGATCGGGTCGGTTACCGAGGCACCCTGGCCTGGGTGACCGACGGAGCCACCGATCTTTACCACGACGCCGTCCTGCCCGCCGAGAGCGACGTCCAATGGCTCGTCGACACCGTCGACGAGCTACTTGCCCAGGCAGGAGCCGGCCACTACCGGGGTCCGGCGGCAGCATTACTGAGCACGATCGCCGACGAGGTGGCCCGGCGACAGATCACGCTCGGCTTTCCCGACGAACGCGTGCCACCTGCCTGTTCCATCGTCCTCTGCGTCGACCAGGGCACGCATTACAACATCGGTCGCATCGGCGACGCCACCGCTGTCGTCACCGGTGCGGAATCCGCCGTACTCGCCACGGGGTACTTCGACCGGCGGGAGGCCACGGCCGTCGCCGCCGGTGGCGTGGACCGGGCGGAGGTGACCCGCGCCATGCACCAGCGGCGACTGCACACCATGGCTGCCGGGGACGTCGAATCTGTCTTCTCCGGGCATCCCCGCCGGGCCCTGCGCCCGTACAGCGTCGTCGGTCGGTGGGGCGTGGACACCGCCATCCTGCTCTGCACCGACGGATTCGCGCGGCTTGTCACCGACTACCACATCTGTGCCGACTGGCCGAAGGTTGTCGAGGTGAGCCTCCGGCAGGGCCTGGCATACCTGGAAAAACTCATCCGGGACGCCGAGGCCGCCCCCGGTGGCAGGGCTGGTCGGTTCAAACGCGCCGACGATGTCGCCGCCGTGTTGCTCCGACACGGCTGAATCTGGAAGGAATCCGATGACCGAACGTCCGCCATATCTGGTGCAGCGCGGCCCCGGGTACGTCGAGTACCAGCTTCCGATCTCGGTGAAGCTGGTCGTGGACCACCACGGTCGGGTGCCGCTGCTCCGCAACGAACGCGACGAGTGGGAGCTGCCCGGCGGCAAGCTGGAGGTCGGCGAGACGCCCGAGGACGGGGTCTGCCGGGAGGTCGCGGAAGAGCTCGGGCTGACCGTCACCACCGTCGACATCGTCGACACCTGGGTCTACGAGATCACGCCGACCCGACACGTCTTCATCGTCAGTTACGGGACCCGGTACCTCGGCGAGGAACCGCTCGTCTACTCCGCCGAGCACAAGGAGTTGGGCGTCTTCTCCTACGACGAGGTGCCGGCCCTGCGCATGCCCGAGCCGTACAAGCGGACCATCGCCCGCTGGCGGGACCGCCTCCAGGTGGGTTGACCGGTTGCCTCAGCCGGCGGTAGCGGGCGAGTGGGGCGGTGACGGCACGGTGTGATCGTCATCCACCGGCCCTCTCGCATTCCGCCGATCCTGGCCGCCGCCCGCCCGGCGACGTCGTGGCGACGCCAGGCAGGCGGCCCCGAGCTACACCCGGCCCGGCCCGCTCCGACCACCCTGGCCGGAGGCCGGCCCGCCGAACTGACCACCCGCCGGGCGGTACGGCACGTGCCCGCCGGGCTGCCGTCGGGTCGACGCCCTGCTGAGCAGTTTTTCCGCCGTGGCGTGCCTGGGTAGGCTTCGGTCGCCGCGGGGACGGTTGAAGGTGTCGATCGCGGCCTGGACCGTCTGACCGAGCGTCGTCTGCGCGCTACCGGCCTTCTCCAGGTGCTTCCGCATCTCCTGGAGGTAGTAGACGTTCCGGCGGTCCCGCTCCCTGGGCTCCAGCGGCAGGTCCCCCGTGACCGCCTCGTCTTCGGCCTCGTAGCCCTCCGTCGGTTTGTCACCGAGGTTGAGCTGGCCGACCAGCTCGTCGACCTTCGCCCGCGTCTCGGGATCCAGCGGGTTCAGTCCCCGCCGGAAGCCGATGACGACCTCCTTGACCCCCTCGTGGAAGCTGCGGCCCGACGGTTGGGGCTGCGGCTGCGGTGACTGCATGGTGGCGGCCTGGCTGACCTGTGGGGCGTCCCAGTCGGTGACGTCGAACGTGGGCAGGTCAGGTGGGGTGGGCGGCATCTCGGGACTCCCTCGTGACGGATGCTGGCGCCGTCACTACGCGCGCCCACCGGTGACGGTTCAGTCACCGGTGGGCGCGGTAGCTCACACCCCGACGGCCGCCAGGATCGCATCCCGGGAGGCGGTGACCTCGGCGCGCAACTGGGCAAGGTCCACCCCCACCAGCTCACCCGCGGCCTTGCGGACCCGGCCCGCCACCAGCACCGTCTCGATGTTGCGGGCGTCCGCGCCGAGGACCAGGGTGCCGACGGCGTCGTTGAGCGGCATGGTGTTGACGGCCGCGGCGTCGACCACGATCAGGTCCGCCTGCCGGCCCGGGGTGAGCGAGCCGGTCACCTCGCCCAGACCGTTGGTACGGGCACCCTGCCGGGTGGCGAAGTCCAGCACGTCCCGAGTGGTGATCCGCTCCGGCACCGCGTCGGTGCCGTAGGCGGCGTTGACGGCGCGCATCCGCTGGATCGTGTGCAGGGTCCGCATCTGGGTGAACATGTCGCTGGCCAGGGCCACCTCGACGTCGATGCTGAGGCCGGGGCGGACGCCGACGGCGAGCGCCTCGTCGACCGCCGGCACCGCGGTCTCCAGGCCGATCTGGGCGTCCGAGGTCGGTGCCAGCGAGACGGTCGTACCGGTGTCGGCGATCGCCCGCCACGCGTCGGCGCTGAGCCCGGTGGCGTGGATCAGCGTCACCTGCGGGCCGAGCAGGCCGTCGTCGGCCCAGCGCAGGATCGCCGCCGACGAGGCCGCGCCGAAGACCGCGTCGATGCTGACACCGATATCCAGGTCACGGGCGACGGCGGCCAGTTCCCGACCGTACGCCGGTCGGGGTCCGGCGATCTCGTCGGTCGCCAGGGCCGCCAGCCGCAGGGTGACCAGCCCACCACCACCACCGTGGTACGCGGTGTGCAGCCGACCCAGGTCGGCGGGCCACTGCCGGTCCCAGTCGCCGAAGTGCGGGCCCATCGAGGCGTGCACGCCCCGGATACCGGTGTCCAACAGGGCCTGGACGGCGGCGTCGGAGTGGGCGGCGGTGCGCGAGTTGTGCGAGAAGTCGAGCATCGTGGTGATGCCGGCGTCGAGCGCGGTCAACGCGGCCAGCCGGGTGCCGACGTACATGTCGTGCGGGGAGTACGCCGGGGCGATCCGGCCGAGGGTCGACGTCACGTACGCGCCCAGGTCCCCCACGTCGGGGATGCTGCGGCGCAACTGGGCCTGCCAGGCATGCCGGTGGGTGTCGACGAGACCGGGGGCGACGATCCGGTCGGTGGTGTCGACGATCTCGGCGGTGGCGGCACCCGGATGGGAGGTGAGGTCGGTTCCGACGGCGACGATCCGGTCGCCGTCGACCAGCACGTCGCCACGGGCCAGGTCACCGACGGTGGGGTCCATGGTGACGACGGCGCCACCGGTGAAGAGCATCATGGTCGGTCTCCTATGGTCGTCACTTGCGGTGCAGGACGTAGCCGGCGTGGTGCAGCACCCCGTCGACGAACTCGCCGTACGCCCAGAAGCCCAGGTCGTCGAGGTAGACGATCCGGTCACCGGTGATCCAGAACGAACCCTGGTACGCGTGCGGCCGGCCGCCGCGGGTCTCGTCGTACCGGCCGTCGGCGGTCAACTCCTGGTGCAGGAAGCCGCTCTCGTCGATCCACATCCCGAGGTGGGGGCTCGTCACCTGGCGGGGCTGCCCCGACTCGCGGGCCACCGGGGGTTCGGTGACCAGGCGGCGGCCGTTGAGCGCGTGGAACCGGCCGTCGACGACGACGGCGGCGGCCTGCTCGTACCGCCAGACGAGCCGGTGCAGCGCGGAGGTCCCGGCGGGGGCGGCGGTGAGCACCGCGAAGGTGGCCGGGTTGCCGGGGGTCAGGGTGCCGACCCGGTCGGCGGCCCGGCTGCGCAGGCCGGCGAGGGCGACGCCGTCGGTGACGCCGGGCACGATGGTCAGGCCGGTGCAGTCCACGACGATGGCGTTGTCGTCGCCGGCGGCGGTGTGCAGGCCGGGGCCGACCCCGACCACGACGGCACCGCCGAGCAGCAGGTCCGCGCCGGTGAGGTCACCGATGAGCGGGTCGAGGGTGTGGATGGTCGCGTTGACGAAGAGCAGCGGCCGATGGTCGGCGGCGGCGATCTCGGTCAGGACGTTCTCGTCGAGCTGGGTCATGCCTCCACCCTCGGTGGGGGCGGCCGGGACCGACCAGGGCGGACTGTTCCGGGGTGTGACGCACCCTGGCTGCCGGCGTCGCGTCCCGCCTAC
Above is a window of Micromonospora yangpuensis DNA encoding:
- a CDS encoding DivIVA domain-containing protein; this encodes MAQVYRSGQPLGTGRPARLTPREVRYRRFEPRWRGLDPAEVRDFQARLADELATLHEEVRLLGQENDRLKRALRDWQTMHARECRPPEEFTPPHQGRW
- a CDS encoding TauD/TfdA family dioxygenase; this encodes MRLLRADGDTEIERTLAPAVLARDGLVLVKQCAVAELTEFLQSWTRPFKHPHETRAGLTVIRASRGASGSANLAAFSCAALRPHTDRSLHPRPPAIVASVMVQPASVGGHALLVDGATLSASLVDRCGSATVARLRLTDANGRVGPVIATLDSDGLAQFRYRDDEIARPDGPTDAVMALRQLIAQTTRQLTLQVGEGYILHNHRILHGRTAFTGSRQLIRLLGTVDDDHPHAWLNQGFPSAYA
- a CDS encoding NUDIX hydrolase, with the protein product MTERPPYLVQRGPGYVEYQLPISVKLVVDHHGRVPLLRNERDEWELPGGKLEVGETPEDGVCREVAEELGLTVTTVDIVDTWVYEITPTRHVFIVSYGTRYLGEEPLVYSAEHKELGVFSYDEVPALRMPEPYKRTIARWRDRLQVG
- a CDS encoding amidohydrolase family protein — encoded protein: MMLFTGGAVVTMDPTVGDLARGDVLVDGDRIVAVGTDLTSHPGAATAEIVDTTDRIVAPGLVDTHRHAWQAQLRRSIPDVGDLGAYVTSTLGRIAPAYSPHDMYVGTRLAALTALDAGITTMLDFSHNSRTAAHSDAAVQALLDTGIRGVHASMGPHFGDWDRQWPADLGRLHTAYHGGGGGLVTLRLAALATDEIAGPRPAYGRELAAVARDLDIGVSIDAVFGAASSAAILRWADDGLLGPQVTLIHATGLSADAWRAIADTGTTVSLAPTSDAQIGLETAVPAVDEALAVGVRPGLSIDVEVALASDMFTQMRTLHTIQRMRAVNAAYGTDAVPERITTRDVLDFATRQGARTNGLGEVTGSLTPGRQADLIVVDAAAVNTMPLNDAVGTLVLGADARNIETVLVAGRVRKAAGELVGVDLAQLRAEVTASRDAILAAVGV
- a CDS encoding Atu4866 domain-containing protein translates to MTQLDENVLTEIAAADHRPLLFVNATIHTLDPLIGDLTGADLLLGGAVVVGVGPGLHTAAGDDNAIVVDCTGLTIVPGVTDGVALAGLRSRAADRVGTLTPGNPATFAVLTAAPAGTSALHRLVWRYEQAAAVVVDGRFHALNGRRLVTEPPVARESGQPRQVTSPHLGMWIDESGFLHQELTADGRYDETRGGRPHAYQGSFWITGDRIVYLDDLGFWAYGEFVDGVLHHAGYVLHRK